From Deinococcus sp. Marseille-Q6407, one genomic window encodes:
- a CDS encoding HAMP domain-containing sensor histidine kinase, with protein MPQMRLSLRARLTLWAALATGLAAMLVAGGIYLTVRQFLYLSEKEQLLSSVLIVQSRVEREVDRAGGAEGMQWLWLDLSQIANENVQTQNLELRLAAQVSGQWVYNQTAHFPKGLALDLPVNLYQIQNQDKLVAVRELRTSGPPLLLTVMTDTGSLGRANKAFQRAFWMLLPLALLLALVVGWTVSGRLLAPVRQLEVAAREVGESGDLRRPLPLTEQGDELGMLARALQGTFAQLAEAREREQDFARAAAHDLRSPLAALTARVQGSLSRPRDAERYRQDLREIGTDLERLSDLTTHLLLLSRDPSSVARQPVALHPLAADAVDRARELDELADVDLQVAPSGRGLWTEGDPVLLGQAVWNLVVNAMKYGGGTPVQVLLEGENGEARITVQDEGPGVSPEVLARLGQAFYRPDSSRQGQAAGGGHGLGLALAQRAAEVHGGRLELQSTEGAGFTARLVLPATPPPDPERNELERNGPG; from the coding sequence ATGCCACAAATGCGCCTGAGCCTGCGCGCCCGCCTGACCCTCTGGGCGGCGCTGGCCACCGGGCTGGCTGCCATGCTGGTGGCCGGGGGCATCTACCTGACGGTGCGGCAATTTCTGTACCTCTCTGAAAAAGAACAGCTGCTCAGCAGTGTATTGATCGTGCAGTCGCGGGTCGAGCGCGAGGTGGACCGCGCCGGCGGCGCCGAGGGAATGCAGTGGTTGTGGCTGGACCTGTCACAGATTGCGAACGAGAATGTGCAGACCCAGAACCTGGAGCTGCGGCTGGCGGCGCAGGTGAGCGGGCAGTGGGTCTACAACCAGACCGCTCATTTCCCGAAAGGGCTGGCGCTGGACCTGCCGGTCAATCTCTACCAGATTCAGAATCAGGACAAGCTGGTGGCGGTGCGGGAACTGCGGACCTCCGGCCCCCCGCTGCTGCTGACTGTGATGACCGATACCGGGTCGCTGGGCCGGGCCAACAAGGCTTTTCAGCGGGCTTTTTGGATGCTGCTGCCGCTGGCGCTGCTGCTGGCGCTGGTGGTGGGCTGGACCGTGTCGGGCCGGCTGCTGGCCCCGGTGCGGCAATTGGAGGTGGCTGCCCGCGAGGTGGGCGAAAGCGGTGACCTGCGCCGCCCGCTGCCGCTCACCGAGCAGGGCGACGAACTGGGCATGCTGGCCCGCGCCCTGCAAGGGACCTTCGCGCAGCTGGCCGAAGCCCGTGAGCGCGAGCAGGACTTTGCCCGCGCCGCCGCGCACGACCTGCGTTCTCCGCTGGCGGCCCTCACGGCGCGGGTGCAGGGCAGTCTCAGCCGGCCCCGCGACGCCGAGCGCTACCGCCAGGACCTGCGCGAAATCGGCACCGATCTGGAGCGGCTCTCGGACCTGACCACCCACCTGCTGCTGCTCTCGCGTGACCCCTCGTCGGTTGCGCGGCAGCCGGTGGCCCTGCACCCGCTGGCGGCCGACGCCGTGGACCGCGCCCGCGAACTCGACGAACTGGCCGATGTGGACCTGCAGGTGGCCCCCAGCGGCCGGGGCCTCTGGACCGAGGGCGACCCGGTGCTGCTGGGGCAGGCGGTCTGGAATCTGGTGGTCAACGCCATGAAGTATGGTGGCGGCACGCCGGTGCAGGTGCTCTTGGAAGGCGAGAACGGCGAAGCCAGAATCACCGTGCAGGACGAAGGCCCTGGCGTCTCGCCCGAGGTGCTGGCGCGGCTGGGGCAGGCTTTTTACCGGCCCGATTCTTCCCGCCAGGGCCAGGCGGCGGGCGGTGGACACGGGCTGGGGCTGGCGCTGGCGCAGCGGGCGGCCGAGGTCCACGGTGGCCGCCTGGAACTGCAAAGCACAGAAGGCGCCGGCTTTACGGCGCGGCTGGTGCTGCCGGCCACGCCGCCGCCAGACCCGGAAAGAAACGAGCTGGAAAGAAACGGGCCGGGCTGA
- a CDS encoding response regulator transcription factor: MRLLLLEDDARIAEPTREALAEAGYDVTWVQTGDDALEAAVMGDYPLAVLDVMVPGELDGFGVAAQMREAGLDTAILFLTARTEVADRVHGLDIGGDAYLTKPFAMPELLATLRALTRRERGQSAPVLHFGEGRGTLDTVARTVTWDGEEVAVTGREYALLEALTLSPERWFTREDLLDRVWGADFDGEARIVDVYVRYVRRKLAPEAIRSERGRGYRVEA; encoded by the coding sequence ATGCGCCTGCTGCTGCTGGAAGACGACGCCCGCATCGCCGAGCCTACCCGTGAGGCCCTGGCCGAAGCCGGCTATGACGTGACCTGGGTGCAGACCGGCGACGACGCCCTGGAAGCGGCAGTGATGGGCGACTATCCGCTGGCGGTGCTCGACGTGATGGTGCCTGGCGAGCTGGACGGCTTCGGGGTGGCGGCGCAGATGCGCGAAGCGGGGCTCGATACCGCCATCCTGTTCCTGACCGCCCGCACCGAGGTGGCCGACCGGGTTCACGGCCTGGACATCGGCGGTGACGCTTATCTCACCAAGCCGTTCGCCATGCCCGAACTGCTGGCGACCCTGCGGGCCCTGACCCGGCGCGAGCGCGGCCAGAGTGCGCCGGTGCTGCATTTCGGTGAGGGGCGCGGCACCCTGGATACGGTGGCCCGCACCGTGACCTGGGACGGCGAGGAGGTGGCGGTCACCGGCCGCGAGTACGCTCTGCTTGAAGCGCTGACGCTGTCCCCGGAGCGCTGGTTTACCCGCGAGGACCTGCTGGACCGGGTCTGGGGCGCCGACTTCGACGGTGAAGCCCGCATTGTGGACGTGTACGTGCGTTATGTGCGCCGCAAGCTGGCCCCCGAAGCCATCCGCTCCGAGCGCGGGCGGGGGTACCGGGTCGAGGCATGA
- the cmk gene encoding (d)CMP kinase, whose translation MIITIDGVAASGKSTVASGVARTLGIPYISSGLLYRAVTLCGLEAALEGGDLRVLEHLQAQPPRLDPRAEGNRVWRGERELTEALHATRVDEGVSAYAALPEVRAWVDEQLRALPAPFVAEGRDMGTNVFPQAQAKFYLTAHPRVRAQRRSAERPEELDAIEAALVERDARDAAQSAPAADALMIDTGELSAQQVIDRIVAEVESRRARA comes from the coding sequence GTGATTATCACGATTGACGGCGTAGCGGCAAGCGGCAAAAGCACGGTGGCATCGGGCGTGGCGCGCACTCTGGGCATCCCGTATATCAGCTCAGGACTGCTCTACCGCGCCGTGACGCTGTGCGGCCTGGAAGCTGCTCTGGAAGGCGGCGACCTACGGGTGCTGGAGCATTTGCAGGCCCAGCCACCGCGCCTGGACCCCCGCGCCGAGGGCAACCGGGTGTGGCGCGGAGAGCGGGAGCTGACCGAAGCCCTGCACGCCACCCGGGTGGACGAAGGGGTCAGTGCCTACGCCGCGCTGCCGGAAGTGCGGGCCTGGGTGGACGAACAGCTGCGGGCCCTGCCGGCGCCCTTCGTGGCCGAGGGCCGCGACATGGGCACCAACGTGTTTCCGCAGGCACAGGCCAAGTTCTACCTGACCGCGCACCCACGGGTGCGGGCCCAGCGACGCAGCGCCGAGCGCCCCGAGGAGCTGGACGCCATTGAAGCCGCACTGGTCGAGCGTGACGCCCGCGACGCGGCCCAGAGCGCCCCGGCGGCCGACGCCCTGATGATCGATACCGGCGAGCTGAGCGCGCAGCAGGTGATTGACCGGATCGTGGCCGAGGTCGAAAGCCGCCGGGCACGCGCCTGA
- a CDS encoding aminopeptidase — MPRTFEEKLHEYARVLVETGAGLQPGGKLQINAPIEAAPLVREIVQEAYRLGALDVRVDWRDDQLERLRYVEGSREAALFIPDWAMEQAERMVDDGYARIGIRGDDPNLLSGVDGSLIAERTKRGAQLSEKVSAAVSGHLIDWTLGAMSTPAWARSVYPDLPEAEGVARLWEDIFTVSRINEDDPVAAWEAHVDRLARLTAYLNGQQFSAVHIRNAEGTDLTVGLADGHVWDGGALTGPTGNRTVPNMPTDEVFTAPHRDRVSGVAVASKPLSVRGTLISGIRMTFKDGKAVEVSAETGEETLRQLVETDEGASHLGEVALVPASAPVAQTGSLFNMTLFDENAASHIAMGRCYPTNVQGGGDAERLAAAGGNRSLIHVDWMIGSPTSDVDGLTAGGERVPLMRQGEWVVDAAK, encoded by the coding sequence ATGCCCAGAACATTTGAAGAGAAGCTGCACGAGTACGCCCGCGTCCTGGTGGAGACCGGCGCTGGCCTGCAGCCCGGCGGCAAATTGCAGATCAACGCGCCCATAGAAGCGGCGCCGCTGGTGCGCGAGATCGTGCAGGAGGCTTACCGCCTCGGAGCGCTGGACGTGCGGGTGGACTGGCGCGATGACCAGTTAGAGCGGCTGCGCTACGTGGAAGGCAGCCGCGAGGCCGCGCTGTTTATCCCCGACTGGGCGATGGAGCAGGCCGAGCGGATGGTGGACGACGGCTACGCCCGCATCGGCATTCGCGGAGACGACCCCAACCTGCTCTCGGGCGTGGACGGCAGCCTGATTGCCGAACGCACCAAGCGCGGCGCGCAGTTGAGCGAAAAAGTCTCGGCAGCCGTGAGCGGCCACCTGATCGACTGGACCCTCGGCGCGATGAGCACCCCGGCCTGGGCCCGCAGCGTGTACCCGGACCTGCCGGAAGCTGAGGGCGTGGCGCGGCTGTGGGAAGACATCTTTACCGTCTCGCGCATCAACGAAGATGACCCGGTGGCGGCCTGGGAAGCGCACGTGGACCGGCTGGCCCGCCTGACCGCGTACCTCAACGGGCAGCAGTTCAGCGCGGTGCATATTCGCAACGCCGAAGGCACCGACCTGACGGTGGGCCTGGCCGACGGCCACGTCTGGGACGGCGGCGCCCTAACCGGCCCCACCGGCAACCGCACCGTGCCCAACATGCCCACCGACGAGGTCTTTACTGCGCCGCACCGCGACCGGGTGAGCGGCGTGGCCGTGGCCAGCAAACCGCTTTCGGTCCGGGGCACCCTGATCAGTGGCATCCGCATGACCTTCAAGGACGGCAAAGCGGTGGAAGTCAGCGCCGAGACCGGCGAAGAGACCCTGCGCCAGCTGGTTGAAACCGACGAGGGCGCCTCGCACCTGGGTGAAGTGGCGCTGGTACCGGCCTCGGCGCCGGTGGCCCAGACCGGCAGCCTGTTTAACATGACCCTGTTTGACGAGAATGCCGCCTCGCACATTGCGATGGGCCGCTGCTACCCCACCAACGTGCAGGGCGGCGGCGACGCCGAGCGGTTGGCGGCGGCCGGCGGCAACCGCTCGCTGATTCACGTGGACTGGATGATCGGCAGTCCCACTTCGGATGTGGACGGCCTGACCGCCGGCGGCGAGCGCGTTCCCCTGATGCGTCAGGGTGAATGGGTGGTGGACGCCGCCAAATAA
- a CDS encoding M16 family metallopeptidase, translated as MPYKSRLLLWTLGLSLGSAALAGVAGGGQPAPLPAPGGQVVVPALPQRSAPAAQTPATPAPAAQAPAAQAPAATAPSKMPPLRDEPGTRSGEVQPGKPPRVQPVQPGQPAAQPQKSAAQPAGLPAGVTFVTQAEGIQEYRLSNGLRVLLFPDPSAGTFTLNVTYLVGSVNENYGETGMAHLLEHLVFKGTPTSGNIMEALGKRGADFNGTTSLDRTNYFETLTNTGDNLEWAVRMEADRMVNSRISGDDLKTEMTVVRNEFESGENSPIGLTLKEVQSVAYDWHNYGNSTIGNRSDVENVPIDRLQNFYRTYYQPDNAVVTLAGNFDPAQALPLLAREFGAIPAPARTLPPHYTREPAQDGERNVTVRRAGDVQALFAAYHVPSVRHPDYPALLVLNELLGDEPSGRLYAALVQSGQASTAATFPLTGGEPGLLIGLALLDKAGNPDQAQTTLLNTLEQAGAKAFTDEEVARAKQRLATQHQQLMTQPAQVGIALSEAIAAGDWRLLLERRDAVTKVTAADVQRVARTYLKSSNRTLGRFVPTPQPDRVEIAPAPSAQELLRDFVGGEALNAGEQLDVTPAALEKRVIREQIGGASVALLPKDTRGDRVQLMLSLDYGNPETVRKAGAAPDFLSDLLTRGSRDLTRQQLRDRLEALNANLSVSGGAENLVVNLNTDRQHLPEALELLRRVLREPTFPESEFKELQTQALTGLENGRGDPGSVAGRELGRIFMPEGTRRGDLFYAPTLDEELEDVRAVTARDVRDYYTSVVGAGRAQLSVVGDFDPQTVRVAVPGLLGGWASPAPYQRIVPPLTRPAGTARTINLPDKANAVYLSMQSFALRDDQPDAAALEVAMRVFGGGTDSRLWNRVRQREGYSYGVGAGTLVSSRDEQGALTAYAIYNPGVREKLSAAIQEEFRRVATDGFTEAEINNAKAGLLEETRTAYSNDASLAGVLLSQADLGRTFAFSQDWEKRIAAVTPAQAQAAFVKYINPENLVVIQAGSFEK; from the coding sequence ATGCCATACAAATCACGCTTGTTGTTGTGGACCTTAGGTCTCAGTCTGGGCAGTGCGGCGCTGGCCGGGGTGGCCGGCGGCGGGCAGCCTGCACCGCTGCCAGCGCCGGGCGGCCAGGTCGTCGTTCCGGCCCTGCCGCAGCGCAGCGCCCCGGCGGCACAGACCCCAGCCACTCCGGCTCCAGCTGCTCAGGCTCCAGCTGCTCAGGCTCCGGCCGCCACCGCGCCTTCCAAGATGCCCCCCCTGCGCGATGAACCGGGCACCCGCTCCGGCGAGGTGCAGCCGGGCAAGCCGCCCCGGGTCCAGCCGGTGCAACCCGGGCAGCCTGCGGCCCAGCCACAGAAGTCTGCCGCTCAGCCGGCGGGTCTGCCGGCCGGCGTGACTTTCGTGACCCAGGCCGAGGGCATTCAGGAATACCGCCTCAGCAATGGCCTGCGCGTGCTGCTGTTTCCCGACCCTTCAGCCGGCACCTTTACGCTGAACGTGACCTATCTGGTGGGCAGCGTGAACGAGAACTACGGCGAAACCGGCATGGCGCACCTGCTGGAACACCTGGTGTTCAAGGGCACGCCGACCAGCGGCAACATCATGGAAGCGCTGGGCAAGCGCGGCGCCGACTTCAACGGCACCACCAGCCTGGACCGCACCAACTACTTCGAGACGCTGACCAATACCGGCGACAATCTGGAATGGGCCGTGCGGATGGAAGCCGACCGGATGGTGAACTCGCGTATCAGCGGTGACGACCTGAAAACCGAGATGACGGTGGTCCGCAACGAGTTCGAGTCCGGCGAGAACAGCCCCATCGGCCTGACCCTCAAGGAAGTGCAGTCGGTGGCCTACGACTGGCACAATTACGGCAACTCCACCATCGGCAACCGCTCGGACGTGGAAAATGTGCCGATTGACCGCCTGCAGAACTTCTACCGCACCTATTACCAGCCCGACAACGCTGTGGTGACGCTGGCCGGCAACTTCGACCCGGCCCAGGCGCTGCCGCTGCTGGCCCGCGAGTTCGGTGCCATTCCTGCCCCGGCCCGCACCCTGCCGCCGCACTACACCCGCGAGCCGGCCCAGGACGGCGAACGCAACGTTACCGTGCGCCGCGCCGGCGATGTGCAGGCGCTGTTTGCGGCCTACCACGTACCCAGCGTGCGCCACCCCGACTATCCGGCGCTGCTGGTGCTGAACGAGCTGCTGGGCGACGAGCCCAGTGGCCGGCTGTACGCGGCTCTGGTCCAAAGTGGACAGGCCAGCACCGCGGCCACTTTTCCGCTGACCGGCGGCGAACCGGGCCTCTTGATCGGGCTGGCACTGCTGGATAAAGCGGGCAACCCGGATCAGGCCCAGACCACGCTGCTGAACACCCTGGAACAGGCCGGCGCGAAAGCCTTTACCGACGAGGAAGTGGCCCGCGCCAAGCAGCGGCTGGCGACCCAGCACCAGCAGCTGATGACCCAGCCGGCGCAGGTGGGCATTGCCCTGAGCGAGGCGATTGCCGCCGGTGACTGGCGCCTGCTGCTAGAACGGCGCGACGCTGTCACCAAGGTCACGGCCGCCGACGTGCAGCGGGTGGCCCGCACCTACCTCAAGTCCAGCAACCGCACCCTGGGCCGCTTTGTGCCCACCCCGCAGCCTGACCGGGTGGAGATTGCTCCGGCGCCCAGCGCTCAGGAACTGCTGCGCGACTTCGTGGGCGGCGAGGCACTGAACGCCGGCGAGCAGCTGGACGTGACCCCGGCCGCCCTGGAAAAGCGGGTCATCCGCGAGCAGATTGGCGGCGCGTCCGTGGCCCTGCTGCCCAAGGACACCCGTGGTGACCGGGTGCAGCTGATGCTGTCGCTGGACTACGGCAACCCCGAAACCGTGCGCAAGGCCGGCGCCGCTCCCGATTTCCTGAGCGACCTGCTGACCCGTGGCAGCCGTGACCTGACCCGCCAGCAGCTGCGCGACCGTCTAGAAGCCCTCAACGCCAACCTGAGCGTGTCGGGCGGCGCCGAAAACCTGGTGGTCAACCTGAACACCGACCGCCAGCACCTGCCCGAAGCGCTGGAGCTGCTGCGGCGGGTGCTGCGCGAGCCGACCTTCCCCGAAAGCGAGTTCAAGGAACTCCAGACCCAGGCGCTGACGGGCCTGGAAAACGGGCGCGGCGACCCCGGTAGCGTGGCGGGCCGTGAACTGGGCCGCATCTTCATGCCGGAAGGCACCCGGCGCGGTGACCTGTTCTACGCGCCCACCCTGGACGAGGAACTGGAAGACGTGCGGGCCGTGACTGCCAGGGACGTGCGCGACTACTACACCTCCGTGGTGGGCGCCGGACGGGCGCAGCTGAGCGTGGTGGGCGACTTTGATCCCCAGACGGTCCGGGTGGCCGTGCCGGGGCTGCTGGGGGGCTGGGCCAGCCCGGCGCCGTACCAGCGCATCGTGCCGCCGCTGACCCGGCCGGCCGGCACGGCCCGCACCATCAACCTGCCTGACAAGGCCAACGCCGTGTATCTGTCCATGCAGAGCTTCGCCCTGCGCGACGACCAGCCCGACGCTGCCGCCTTGGAAGTCGCCATGCGGGTGTTCGGCGGCGGCACCGATTCAAGGCTGTGGAACCGGGTGCGCCAGCGCGAGGGCTACAGCTACGGCGTGGGCGCCGGCACCCTGGTGTCCAGCCGTGACGAGCAGGGTGCCCTGACCGCCTACGCCATTTACAACCCCGGCGTGCGCGAGAAACTCTCGGCCGCCATCCAGGAAGAATTCCGCCGGGTGGCCACCGATGGCTTCACCGAGGCCGAGATCAACAACGCCAAGGCCGGCCTGCTGGAAGAAACCCGCACGGCATACAGCAACGACGCCAGCCTGGCCGGCGTGCTGCTGAGCCAGGCCGACCTGGGCCGCACCTTCGCCTTCAGCCAGGACTGGGAAAAGCGGATTGCCGCCGTCACCCCTGCGCAAGCGCAGGCCGCGTTCGTGAAGTACATCAACCCGGAGAACCTGGTCGTGATTCAGGCCGGTAGCTTCGAGAAGTAA
- a CDS encoding APH(3') family aminoglycoside O-phosphotransferase, producing the protein MPDTAAGPQVPAAFSRILPAARWEPVALGESQAEVWRSTRHVLKIQPHLHPALTALADERERLRWLAGRVPVPAVLGYWADSTHEYLAMERVPGIPMSHPDATLHAERMASLLARALRGLHSLPARDCPFTMTLPVSLRLARERVEAGLIDGSDFDPERQVQSAVDLLVWLVRNRPQTEDVVVTHGDACLPNFIVQGEYVEGLVDVGRAGLADRHADLALASRSIRRNLGAKWVDPFLDTYGRDLVDEGKLEYYVALDELA; encoded by the coding sequence ATGCCCGACACTGCCGCCGGTCCCCAGGTTCCCGCCGCCTTCAGCCGTATCTTGCCGGCTGCCCGCTGGGAGCCGGTGGCGCTGGGCGAGTCGCAGGCGGAGGTCTGGCGCTCCACCCGGCATGTCCTGAAAATCCAGCCGCATCTGCACCCGGCCCTGACCGCGCTGGCCGACGAGCGCGAGCGGCTGCGCTGGCTGGCCGGGCGGGTGCCGGTGCCGGCGGTGCTGGGCTACTGGGCCGACAGCACCCACGAGTATCTGGCGATGGAGCGGGTTCCCGGCATTCCCATGAGCCACCCCGACGCCACGCTGCACGCCGAGCGGATGGCCAGCCTGCTGGCGCGGGCGCTGCGGGGCCTGCACAGCCTGCCGGCCCGTGATTGCCCTTTTACCATGACCCTGCCGGTCAGCCTGCGCCTGGCACGTGAGCGGGTGGAAGCGGGGCTGATCGACGGCTCCGACTTTGACCCGGAGCGTCAGGTCCAGTCGGCGGTGGACCTGCTGGTGTGGCTGGTCCGCAACCGCCCCCAGACCGAGGACGTGGTGGTCACGCACGGGGATGCCTGCCTGCCCAATTTCATCGTGCAGGGCGAGTATGTGGAAGGTTTGGTGGACGTGGGCCGCGCCGGGCTGGCCGACCGCCACGCGGACTTGGCGCTGGCCTCGCGGTCCATCCGCCGCAACCTGGGCGCGAAATGGGTGGACCCTTTCCTGGACACCTACGGCCGCGACCTGGTGGACGAGGGCAAGCTGGAATATTACGTGGCGCTGGACGAACTGGCGTAA
- a CDS encoding DNA-3-methyladenine glycosylase family protein translates to MSVPLTDHCAALQHLGRDPVMAALIAEHGDLLVLAPVSDPFARLIRSVVGQQLSVKAARSIYTRLEERLGVVDAASLLAASPDELRALGLSWAKVASVQDIARASAEGQVDFAALAGHSDEQLMAELLPLRGVGRWTAEMFMMFALAHPDVFSFGDLALRKGLERHYPGQDHAAVVQGWAPYRTLAARYLWADQNANPGIAAAPL, encoded by the coding sequence ATGAGTGTGCCCCTGACCGACCACTGCGCTGCCCTGCAACATCTGGGCCGTGATCCGGTAATGGCCGCTCTGATCGCGGAGCACGGTGATCTGCTGGTGCTGGCGCCGGTCAGTGACCCTTTTGCCCGGCTGATTCGGTCGGTGGTGGGCCAGCAGCTGAGTGTCAAGGCGGCCCGCAGTATCTATACCCGGCTGGAAGAGCGGCTGGGCGTGGTGGACGCCGCCAGCCTGCTGGCCGCCTCGCCGGACGAGCTGCGGGCGCTGGGGCTGTCCTGGGCCAAGGTGGCTTCGGTGCAGGACATTGCGCGGGCCAGCGCCGAGGGCCAGGTGGATTTCGCCGCTCTGGCCGGGCACAGCGACGAACAGCTGATGGCCGAACTGCTGCCTCTGCGCGGGGTGGGCCGCTGGACGGCCGAGATGTTCATGATGTTCGCGCTGGCCCACCCCGACGTGTTCAGTTTTGGCGACCTGGCGCTGCGCAAGGGCCTGGAGCGCCACTACCCTGGCCAAGACCATGCGGCCGTGGTGCAGGGCTGGGCGCCCTACCGCACCCTGGCGGCCCGCTACCTCTGGGCCGACCAGAATGCCAACCCCGGCATCGCCGCCGCGCCGCTCTGA
- a CDS encoding YbaY family lipoprotein, protein MKYQITLLTALLAGSGLAQTTATTTIGEVTLTKAVPAAPAETVADPVIENDTQAAEPAQAEAPVQSSTSTETAPATRTQPVAPVQAAPVRNVAPVTPPSSAKPSSTSAAPRTTTAKPAAAPSQSQAAPAPRTTAPVAQPAAKPAPVRSTTPAVPAPRTAPATQATPKPAMSPVTAPSVSTSAPKANPVSSETNTTSTTTSAAANATATTAPSDLPAGWRHLSGDIFGSKAVTLPAGSKVQVAIEAVNRSTGRHIPHLLVDFGAESLPTQYYVNYNPARMNMAKYDYVVQAKVFDANGKMLYMSDARQPLPRDVAAKLKIDMRF, encoded by the coding sequence ATGAAATACCAGATCACACTCTTGACCGCGCTGCTGGCCGGTTCCGGCCTGGCCCAGACGACCGCCACCACCACCATCGGCGAAGTCACCCTGACCAAAGCTGTGCCTGCTGCCCCCGCCGAAACGGTTGCTGACCCGGTCATCGAAAATGATACCCAGGCCGCCGAACCTGCCCAGGCCGAAGCGCCGGTACAGTCCAGCACCAGCACCGAAACGGCTCCGGCCACCCGTACCCAGCCGGTTGCCCCGGTTCAGGCTGCTCCGGTCCGTAACGTAGCGCCGGTGACCCCGCCCAGCTCGGCCAAGCCCAGCTCGACCAGCGCGGCACCCCGCACCACCACCGCCAAGCCGGCCGCTGCCCCCAGCCAGAGCCAGGCTGCACCTGCCCCCCGCACCACCGCCCCGGTGGCTCAGCCGGCGGCCAAGCCCGCTCCGGTGCGCAGCACCACCCCCGCTGTGCCTGCTCCCCGCACCGCCCCAGCCACCCAGGCCACGCCCAAACCGGCTATGTCGCCAGTGACTGCTCCCAGTGTGTCCACGTCTGCTCCGAAGGCAAACCCGGTCAGCAGCGAGACCAACACCACCAGTACCACGACCAGCGCTGCGGCCAATGCCACGGCGACCACCGCACCCAGCGACCTGCCCGCCGGCTGGCGTCACCTCAGCGGCGATATCTTCGGTTCCAAGGCCGTCACCCTGCCGGCCGGCAGCAAAGTGCAGGTGGCTATTGAAGCTGTGAACCGCAGCACCGGCCGCCACATCCCGCACCTGCTGGTGGACTTCGGCGCCGAGTCGTTGCCCACCCAGTACTACGTCAACTACAACCCGGCCCGCATGAACATGGCCAAGTACGATTACGTGGTGCAGGCCAAAGTGTTCGACGCCAACGGCAAGATGCTGTACATGTCCGACGCCCGTCAGCCGCTGCCCCGCGACGTGGCCGCCAAGCTGAAGATCGACATGCGCTTCTGA
- a CDS encoding YbaY family lipoprotein, giving the protein MKVQIALIATLLGSAALAQTTTIGNVTITRPGDVRQTAPVRPATAAPARTPVTSATAGQAKAIAVPSDLPNGWRHLQGRVVAPSSVRLPAGSRVQVTIEELDRQGATRSVYLKVDFPTTKLSTPYNVQYSSQRLNAQSTYVVRAKVFDGNGRTLYTTKALHRAPDLRSASMNINVSR; this is encoded by the coding sequence ATGAAAGTTCAGATCGCCCTGATTGCAACCCTGCTGGGTAGCGCCGCGCTGGCCCAGACCACCACCATCGGCAACGTGACCATCACCCGCCCCGGCGACGTGCGCCAGACGGCTCCGGTCCGTCCGGCCACCGCTGCGCCTGCCCGGACCCCCGTGACCAGCGCCACCGCCGGTCAGGCCAAAGCTATTGCCGTACCCAGCGACCTGCCGAACGGCTGGCGCCACCTGCAGGGCCGGGTCGTGGCTCCCAGCAGCGTGCGTCTGCCGGCCGGCAGCCGGGTGCAGGTGACCATTGAGGAACTTGACCGCCAGGGCGCGACCCGCTCGGTGTACCTCAAGGTTGATTTCCCCACCACCAAGCTGTCCACTCCCTACAACGTGCAGTACAGCAGCCAGCGCCTCAACGCCCAGAGCACCTACGTGGTGCGGGCCAAGGTCTTTGACGGCAACGGCCGGACCCTTTACACCACCAAGGCCCTGCACCGCGCTCCCGACCTGCGCTCGGCCAGCATGAACATCAACGTTTCTCGCTGA
- a CDS encoding CoxG family protein: MTRLEFAGDEQFPAAPALTAALLSDPVALGHCVPGVQQAEAAGNGEARLTVPLNWQRLRGEVPLALQVSRPGPANEYRIRLSGAALGHRAELLLTVTLGASDGQQTAVHWQASGTVSGPATLLGGPAIQREAERVTRLAVNNLRRELARRAAQQA, translated from the coding sequence ATGACCCGACTTGAATTTGCCGGCGACGAGCAGTTTCCCGCTGCGCCCGCACTTACGGCGGCCCTGCTGAGCGACCCGGTGGCCCTGGGGCACTGTGTGCCGGGCGTGCAGCAGGCCGAAGCGGCTGGCAACGGTGAAGCCCGGCTGACCGTACCGCTGAACTGGCAGCGGCTCCGCGGCGAGGTACCGCTTGCGCTGCAGGTCAGCCGCCCCGGCCCGGCAAACGAGTACCGGATTCGGCTGTCTGGGGCGGCCCTGGGCCACCGCGCCGAGTTGCTGCTGACAGTGACGCTGGGTGCCAGCGACGGGCAGCAGACGGCCGTTCACTGGCAGGCGAGCGGCACGGTGAGCGGGCCAGCCACCCTGCTGGGCGGCCCAGCCATTCAGCGCGAGGCCGAGCGGGTGACCCGGCTGGCGGTGAACAACCTGCGGCGCGAACTGGCCCGCCGCGCCGCCCAGCAGGCCTAA